The sequence TGCTCCTCTAGAAAAAGTCAATATTATAGCTGTACTAGTAAGAATAAATCCAATTTTATTCAATTTATTATTTAAATGTGTAATTGTAAAGAAAAAATATAACGTAACATAAAATACAAATATATTTGGATCATGAGAGGCAACACCTGTCAATCTAGGCGTAGATCTATCTATCATTAATCCATAATAGTTGATGTTATTACCCCAGAAGTTCATTCCAGACGCTAAAACTCCCATAAAATAATAAAGTAATGAAGCAACTATTCCTACAAATCCCGATTTGCTGATAATTGTTTCCATTGAGATGATATCAATTTTTCTAATCATAGATCGACCAGTAAAGTAAAAAATTATTATTAACAAATACAAAATAATAAACCTTATGCTCATACCTGGATACCTAAGATTCAGTGCAGTCATTGAATGTACGAAAATAAATACTAACATAAAAATTTCGAAAGTAAACAATCTACTAAAACTAATATGTTTCAAAGTTATTACAATAATAGCTAAAGTTATAATCATAAATGGTTTTAAAGAAAATCCGATATTTATATTGAATCTTCCAAAGTACAAAGAAAGCATAAGTAAAAAAAATAAACCTTGGTATAATTTACTGCTTTTTTTAATAACGTTCATTTAAGTCACCTATATTTCTAATATTATTAAGATATTCTTTTCGTCCAATCATCATCAATTTAAGAGCTCTAAATCTACTAATATCATTCTTAAATAACTTATGTTTTCTCAAGACATATTGAATAATATACACATTCGCTAGCATTCTTGACATTGCTGTAAACTGAGCACCTTTACTAATAAAATAGTCTTTATTATATCCATTGAACCAAGAAGATTCTCCAATGTGCAAGTCTGCAATTTTAACTGGAACATATAGTATATTTAGTCCTTTTTGAAGGCATTGAGTTAAAAATATATTTTCTTCTCCCATCTGAAATCTTGCGCCAGCTCCAAAATTTTCATCAAACTTTATTTTATTACCTATAATACTATCTCTTTTAAATGCTATTTCTACAGATGCAACTTTCATTGATGTCAAGTAGTTTAGTTCTCTGACTTCAACATGGTAATCTTTAAACTTCTCTTCTATACCTTCTACTTGAAATGTAATAATGTCTGCATTCGGATACTTATCGAATTGAGCTTTTACTTTTTCTACATAATCGTCAACATAAATTAAATCATCGTCAGATATCATGCAAATATCTGCTTCAGAACTTTTAATTGCAAGATTACGACTTTTACTTAATCCGCGTTCAGATTTATTTATCCATCTAATCCTGTGTTGACTATGAAGAAACTCAATCTGACTATTATCATTACATTGATTTATAACGACTGCATTAGATTGTATGTTCATTTTATTAATCAAACTATAATCTCTTTGATTCATAGTTGAAACTAAAACCTCTAAATTCATTGATTCACCTTCTATCCAAATAAATTTCACTTGCATGCTACATTTTCTCTTGTATTCCTTTTCAGCTAAATATCCTCTTATACTTTCCTACAGAAGCAAGCACATGCCTCATCATAAAATAAACCGATCCAATAGGGTTAATCCCTACAAATCTAAATACCTTATATGTCATCTTAACTGTCTTCATCTTATTTCCAGATTTTGAGTTTCTAGAAATTCTGTAAATAAGTAACGGTTCATTTACTCCATAGGCAGTAACTCCCAATTTCAAAATTCTTAACCATACAGCATAATCCTCATGCATCTCATCTTTTTCCATTTTTATATTTTCAAAATACTTCTTCTTTACAAGAACTGAAGAACATGATATTACATTCTGATTTCTAAGCTTTTTATATGTTACCTTTTCAGGAACCTCAAATAGTCCCTTAAAGGGGTCTCCTTCTTCATTTATATATGATGATCCAGTGAATAAGAATTCTGCTGATTTCTTCTCTACTACTTCAAATTGCTTCTCTAATTTCGATGGCTCCCACATATCATCACTATCTAAAAAAGCTATCCAATCACCAGATGCAAGTTCTATACCTCTATTTCTTGTTGCGGAAACACCCATGTTCTTTCCATTAGGAAGCGCTTTTATTCTAAAATCTTTTTGACTAAATTCTTCAATAATCTGCGCAGTATTATCTTTAGAGCCATCATCAAGAACTAATAACTCCCAGTTTTTATATGTTTGAGCAAGAACCGAGTTTATTGCTTCAACAACATACTTTTCACAATTATAAGCTGGCATAACTATACTAACTAAAGCTTCATTTTTACTCATTCTCTTGCCCCCTCTGTTTTTATAATAGATTCTTTAAACCCACAAACTCTATAATTACTCTTATATTCAGACATACTCATGTCATACACCAAGTCACCAAATACCTTATTCACCGTACTTATATTCAGTAGCCTTAATAAAGGATTAAATAACTTAGTCATCACTATTCTCTTGCCATGAGCCTCAGCAATCAACCTAACCATCTCGCTTGTGTTTACATATTCAGAATTCTGTGGAAAGAAAAGCCCTCCACTTTTGTTATCAATGAGCTGCTTTACGAACTCTGATAAGTTATCTATGTAGATCATGCTGCGCTTGTTTTCTACCTTTGGAAAAACCGGAGTCTTGAGAGCTAATCCAGCTAGCCTTGGATAGTTCCCTCGACATCCCTTGCCATAGACCATAGGCGGCCTTAAAGTCGCTACAATAAACGAATCATCTTGTAGTTTATTGATAAGCTCTTCTGCTTCAATCTTTGATTTACCATATGCGCTATCTGACTTGAGTGGTGTATTCTTATTAATTACTCCATTCTCAATCCCATACACACTCATTGAACTCAGAAAAATAAACTGCCCTACTCCATCTTGTTTTGCCTTTTGAGCAGTTTCATAAGCCAAATCCCTGTTTACTTTATAGTAAAGATCTTGATTATCAGTTGTTTCTTTAATATGAGCAATCCCAGCCACATGAAACACAACATCATAAACTGAGAAATCTTTCTCTTTCCATGACCCATCTTTCATATCAATCGTATCTACTTTATATTTATCAGGTTCTCTCATGAGCCATTTCTCTAAAGATGTACCTATGTAACTGTTTTTTCCAGTAATTAATACTCTTTTCATCTTGTCACCCCAATAAGCAGATCTACTCCTTAATAAAGGACTTATCTACTCTCTACTTTATCTTTTGTCATCTTAGCAATAACCCCAGTTCCACCTTCGATAACACCCTTGCTTTTAAGAACCGCTGTAAAAGTTCCGATGAAACAAATCAAGTCAAACCAAAGGCTTCTCTTTTGTACGTAATCTCCATCCAACTTTGCCTTAATCTCTATAGGCAACTCATCTCTACCATTAATCTGCGCCCATCCAGTAAGACCAACAGGCACATCATTTGCACCATACTTATCTCTTTCTTCAATCAGATCATACTGATTCCAAAGGGCAGGCCGAGGACCTATTATACTCATCTCGCCTTTGAAGATATTGATGATTTGAGGTAATTCATCAAGGCTTGTCTTTCTTAAGAACTTACCTACCTTAGTAATCCACTGATCCGGATTATCTAAAAGATGAGTAGGCATATCTGATGGAGTATCAATTCTCATTGTTCTAAACTTCAATATATGGAAATGACTCTTATGGATCCCTACACGCTTCTGTTTGAAAAGCACTGGACCTTTTGAGTCAAGTTTGATTGCAATTATAAGTAATAAAAAAACAGGAGCTAAAATGATTAGTCCTAAACCCGAAAGTATGATATCTATTAATCTTTTAATCTTTAAGTAAACCATGATATTTCCCCCTGCTTCGGTTATGTATGTTTCAAGTGCATCAGAGCACTTTTTTTCCAATTTTTGTATAATTTCTATTGAAAATCTAGATATTGTATATGAAATGTATTTTTAGTTCCGTTTTATGCTATATATTGTGTTTATCCTTTCATGATACTCACGTCGGTATAAACATCCAATTACAACCAAGGCACTTCATCTGATGGCCCCTCTTCTCCATCTTGCTTACTATCAGGTTGATGTAAGCTACACTTAGCCTGGCCCTCTTCATAAGTAATTGCTCACCCTGCTGGGCATACCTGATTAAAGTTCTCAATAAGAAATTGTTCGAAATCACTTTGGTTGTCCATATCATTCTCTAGTAGAAAAGCGTTGTACATCTTTTCTACTGTTTTTCTATTAGCAGTACAAAACCTTTCTTCTGCAAGCCTTTTATAACCAGTTAATCTTGGTATAGCTATTGCTACAATGATAGCAAGTATTGCTATCACAATAAGTAACTCTACCAAAGTAAAACCTTCAGAGTTTTTATCCATTGTTTTCACCCTCCCGAGCTAGTAACTTAAAAAAAGTTTGTTAGGAGCTAAGTTGGTTAGTTGGTTAGGAAAACATAGAGGAACGATTGTGTAACGTTACAGGCACAATAGAGGAACGAGTAGAACTGCTGTTTAAGTGAAAAGATGCTTACTGGCTCAAGAAGTTAAGCCCTATGAAAGCACCATAGGATATCGTCAGAACAATTATCCCAGCAATTAAGTTACCTATAAAGATCGCAGGAATAGCTCTTTTTATTCTTAAGTCTAGCAGAGCTGCTGCTAAACTTCCTGACCATACACCTGTGCCAGGAAGTGGTATTGCCACTATTATGATCAAACCCCAAAAACCATATTTTTGGATCTTAGCTTTATTTTTTATAGTGGTATTAGTCAACTTATGAATAGCCTTTCTTAGGATGTTCCTTGCGTGCATAAAATTAAGTATAGGTCTAATCATCAAAAGAATAAAGGGTACTGGGATTACCCCTCCAAATATACCTAGTAGAGTAGCATGTATTGGATGCATACCCTGGGATACTCCAAATGGTATTGCGCCTCGTAGCTCTATGATTGGTAGTGCAGAAATAAATAGTACTTTAAATTCTAATGTTATAAATTCGATTAACCAAGTCATTGCTAATCCCCTATCTTCATCATCTTTTCATTCATTCAACAAAACAGGAACACCGACTTAACAGCATTCCTGATAATTGCTGCGTATTTTTATCCAATTACTGTCCGTTTTGTTGGAACGCAGTTTGCAGTTCGCAGTTCGCTTTACGCCAATACAAAACAATTAAATTCTTCGTTTTTCTTCTAACGGTTAAATTCCATCTACTAAACACATTTCAAAAACCTAAACTCGTGCAACAAAATTGCTACCTTTTAAGAACCTATAGACACCAGTGCTTTTCAGCTTCGCTCTAATTTCGTACTATCGGTTATACCGTTCAAGTACTGGTACTAATAGGTTCCTAACCCTCTATAAATTCGAATAAGAATTCAACATTCTACGTTCTTTTGTTGGTCAGTTGGTTTGTTGGTTAGTTGGACAGGAGTTCAAGGCATCAAATTCTTTTCCTGTCCAACTAACCAACTAACTAACTACTATTCTACTATCCTTAATTCCTCAAAACATGCCTTATTCACTAGTGTCCTATTCTCACAAACCATGAAGGCTTTTATTCTTTGTTTTTTTCCTACTATGCTGTCGGAGATTTCTGCGTTGTCGCCTACGTAGGCATCTTCTAGTAGGATACTTCTTTTTATTACTGCGTTTTTCCCTACTATTGATCCACTGCCTAGTACTGATGGGCCATAGATTTTTGCGCCTTTTTCTATGATGCATTTTTCGCCTATGAATACAGGACCTATGATTTCTGTTTCTGGGTCTATGTCAGCTCTACGGCCTAGCCAGATACAGTTTTCAAATTTTTTGCCAGGCATGTCTACTTTGACGATTCCTGCAAGGATGTCGAATTGCACACTTTTGTAAACATCTAAGTTACCTACGTCACACCAGTAAGCTTGTGTTTCATAGCCATACATGGCTTGTCCCTTTGTAAGTAAGTCTGGGAAAACCTCTTTACCGAAGTCGTAGAAGGTGTCAGCAGGAATATATTTGAATATTTCTGGTTCAAAGATGTAGATTCCTGTGTTTGCTTTTGTACTTATGGGTGCTACGTCTTTTGGTTTTTCTTGGAACTGGGTGATTCTACCTTCTTCGTTAAGGAGCACTACACCGAATTCTCTTGGGTCATGTACGTTTTTAAGAGCTAGCGAGGCTATGCCTCCCTTTTCTTTGTGGAAGTTGTAGAATTCCGTTAGGTTTATGTCAGTAAGTGCATCACCACTTATGATAAGGACAGGCTCATTGCCGAAGAAGTCTTGTACCTTTTTGAGGCCACCTGCTGTACCCATAAGTTCTTTTTCTAGTGAGTAGTTTATGTTGAGGTCGTAGGCGCAACCGTCCCCGAAGTGGTTCATGATTAGTTCAGGTTTGTAGTATAGGTTGATCATTATGTCGCGGACTCCGTGCGCTTTCAGGAGTAGGACAGTGTGTTCTATGCATGGGCGGCCGCCTAGTTGGACCATTGGTTTACTTACTTCGTCGGTGAGCGGGCGTAGTCTGGTTCCTAGGCCTGCGGCTAGTATCATTGCTTTCATGTGTGAATCGCTCCTTTCGTTTGGAGAGTGGTCAGCAGTCGGCAGTCAGCAGTCAGGAAAAAATTAAAGTTCCTGTTTTTTTATAAAACCACCAAGCAACCTACCCACTTCATCCATCATCTTATATGTTTCGTTGTACTTATTTTGATCTATGTATTTTAAGTCTTTGGCTAATAGCAGTTGGTACTTTACTTCCTCTAATGACCCCCTGGCTATTAATAGAAATCTTTTTAGTTCTTTGTTTGTTCCTCTAGCTTTACCTTCTATAATATTACTAGGTATTGACATCGCAGCTCTTCTCATTTGGGATGTAAGTCCAAATAATTCATCTTTAGGAAATTCTTTTGTCAATTCATATATCTCTAATACTAAGCTGTGTGCTTTCTGCCATACGATTAGATTTCTAGGGTCTAAGCTCATGACATTACCACCTTATTCGATTTATTTTTTGACTTTCCTGACTGCTGACTGCTGACTCCTAATAACCTACACTACCCGCCTATACGTCGTCACTATCTTTTCCATTGTTTGGCGGATTTGTTCGTTTTCGTCGGTTTGGATTATTGCTTGCAGTGCGTCCAATTTTTGTTGGAGTTCTTTTTTGCTTATTGGGATTGGTTGGCCTATGTGGATTTTGGAGTGTTCTGTTTGGATTAGGCCTTCTTCTGCCATTAGGAGTTCTTCGTAGAGTTTTTCTCCTGGTCTTAGGCCGGAGAATTCTATTTTTATGTCTGTTTCTGGTTCTAGGCCTGATAGTTTTATTAGGTCTGTGGCTAGGTCTACTATTTTTACTGGTTCTCCCATGTCTAGGACAAAGATTTCTCCTCCTTTTGCCATGGCTCCTGATTGAATGACTAGCTGTACTGCTTCTGGTATGGTCATGAAGTATCTATTTATTTCTGGGTGGGTTACTGTTATTGGTCCACCTTCAGCTATTTGTTGTTTAAATAGAGGAATAACACTGCCGTTACTGCCTAGTACGTTGCCGAATCGAACTGCTACGAACTCTGTTTTGGACTGCTTGTCCATGGTTTGTATGATCATTTCAGCAAGGCGTTTTGTTGCTCCCATGATATTTGTTGGGTTTACTGCTTTGTCTGTGGAGATTAGTACAAATCTTTTTGAGCCAAATTTGTCGGCGCATTCTGCAACGTTTAGTGTACCGAAAACGTTGTTTTTGATAGCTTCTGTAGGACTTTTCTCCATTAGTGGTACATGTTTATGTGCTGCTGCATGGAATACAATTGTTGGTCTGTACTTGGCAAATAGTGATTCTAGTCTTGCTCTATCTCTTACAGATGCTACTATTACTTCAAGGTTTAGGTTCCCTAAATGTTTTCTTATTAGTTCTTGTTGTACTTCGTATGCACCGTTTTCAGATATGTCTAGGAGGATTAGTTGTTTTGGGCTGAATCTTAGGATTTGCCTGCATAGTTCGGATCCTATGGATCCTCCTCCACCTGTTACTAGTACTACTTGGTCTTGAATATAGCCGGTGATTTCTTTCATGTCTACGCTTACTGGATCTCGACCTAAAAGGTCTTCTATTTGCACGTCTCTAATATAGCTTATATCAACTTTGCCATCTACTATATCGTAGAGGCCAGGTAATGTTCTAACTTTGCATTTTGTTTGTTTACATATATTAAGGATTTCTTTTGTTTCTTTTCCTTGGGCTGAGGGCAATGCGACAATTATCTCATCTACCTTTAATTCATGGGCTTTTTTTACAATGTCTTTCCTTGTACCTACAACAGGCACTCCATGAATTCTACATCCTACCTTGCAGATGTTGTCGTCTATTACTGCAACAGGATTTTTATTGATTTCTTTTGCAGAAAATAATTCATTTAGTATTACTGCTCCTGCTTTCCCTCCACCAATAACCATTACTCTACTTCGATGTAACTCTTCACACCTTATTCCCATTATCGTTCTACGTACAATTCTATAAGAAAATCTTACTCCACCTATTAAAATAGTACTTACTGTGAAAAAAATTAGAGATGTTGTTAGTGTGTCAATTTCTCTAATTAAAGATAGTGTTAGAACTACAATTACAGTACTTACAGCGCAAGCTTTTATAACGTATAAAAGCTCTTGTATACTTGCATACCTCCATAAACTTGAGTATAAATTACTTGTAGCAAAAGCTATAATTATTAGCGTTGTAATGATAAATGTATGAGTCCAATAAATTTTTAAGTAAAGGAAAGATGCAGAGCTGCCATACTTTAAAAAAAGTGATAAAAAAAATGACAAATTTATTAACAAAATGTCAATCAATATTAAAATTAACTTTCTTTGATGAAAGTTAATTTTATCAGTGAAGGTTATTAAGCCTCTAATATGAAATTTTAATGGATTTCCTTGCGATTGTAGTTCCATGTTTTCCCCCTATACCAGTTTCACCCTTAGAAACTAACATTTTATTTGAATTTTATTTGAGCAAATATTAATAAACTGTTAATATTTATATTTTAGTACCTAAGTCCCTATTTTGTAAGGATAAACTTTCGACCTCATTCGACAATATCTATTATGATAATACATTTTATATCTTTAATTTAATTAATTTTCACGTGTCCATGTATTTTATAATAAGGGATTCGACTGTTTTTGGCAAGTAGAAATTTGATAATTTGGCAATTAAAAATATGATAATCCCTAATTCCATTTATGTAAATTATTGGTTGTTTCTTAATATAGAGTTCTCAACTCTATGACTTGGTCCTTCAAATATTAGTAAGTGACTGTAGTGTACCAACCGATCAACAATTGCACTTGTTAGCCTGTCATTATAAAATATATTATTCCATTTGCTGAACTCAAGGTTTGTAGTTAAAATGATACTTCTTTTTTCATAACACTCGGATATTACATTAAAGAGCAGTTGTGCTCCATCTGTATCTAGAGGAATATATCCCCACTCATCGCAAATAATAAGGTCCATCTTCTTTAATTTCCGCATTAACTTGGTTAGACTGCCATTTTCTTTAGCGTCAATCAGCTCATTTACAAGGGTTGCAGTCCTGTAAAACTTAACTTTTTTGCCATTATTACAAGCCTCAATGCCAATGGAAGTTGCCAGATGAGTTTTTCCTAGACCCACCCCGCCATATAAAATTAGATTCTCTTTTCTATCGATAAAAGCCCCACTTTTTATGTCTTCAATAGATGTACTCTTAGGGATACTAACTTTTTTAAATTCATAAGTCTCAAATGTCTTGAGCATATCAAAGGTCGCGGCCTTGATCGCTCTATTTTTTTTTACTACTTCACGGCATTCATATTCAACTTCCAGTATCTTAAGTAAAAATTCTTCATGTGTTTCAGCTTTTATGTCT comes from Alkalicella caledoniensis and encodes:
- a CDS encoding NAD-dependent epimerase/dehydratase family protein; this encodes MKRVLITGKNSYIGTSLEKWLMREPDKYKVDTIDMKDGSWKEKDFSVYDVVFHVAGIAHIKETTDNQDLYYKVNRDLAYETAQKAKQDGVGQFIFLSSMSVYGIENGVINKNTPLKSDSAYGKSKIEAEELINKLQDDSFIVATLRPPMVYGKGCRGNYPRLAGLALKTPVFPKVENKRSMIYIDNLSEFVKQLIDNKSGGLFFPQNSEYVNTSEMVRLIAEAHGKRIVMTKLFNPLLRLLNISTVNKVFGDLVYDMSMSEYKSNYRVCGFKESIIKTEGARE
- a CDS encoding polysaccharide biosynthesis protein, whose amino-acid sequence is MELQSQGNPLKFHIRGLITFTDKINFHQRKLILILIDILLINLSFFLSLFLKYGSSASFLYLKIYWTHTFIITTLIIIAFATSNLYSSLWRYASIQELLYVIKACAVSTVIVVLTLSLIREIDTLTTSLIFFTVSTILIGGVRFSYRIVRRTIMGIRCEELHRSRVMVIGGGKAGAVILNELFSAKEINKNPVAVIDDNICKVGCRIHGVPVVGTRKDIVKKAHELKVDEIIVALPSAQGKETKEILNICKQTKCKVRTLPGLYDIVDGKVDISYIRDVQIEDLLGRDPVSVDMKEITGYIQDQVVLVTGGGGSIGSELCRQILRFSPKQLILLDISENGAYEVQQELIRKHLGNLNLEVIVASVRDRARLESLFAKYRPTIVFHAAAHKHVPLMEKSPTEAIKNNVFGTLNVAECADKFGSKRFVLISTDKAVNPTNIMGATKRLAEMIIQTMDKQSKTEFVAVRFGNVLGSNGSVIPLFKQQIAEGGPITVTHPEINRYFMTIPEAVQLVIQSGAMAKGGEIFVLDMGEPVKIVDLATDLIKLSGLEPETDIKIEFSGLRPGEKLYEELLMAEEGLIQTEHSKIHIGQPIPISKKELQQKLDALQAIIQTDENEQIRQTMEKIVTTYRRVV
- a CDS encoding prepilin-type N-terminal cleavage/methylation domain-containing protein, whose protein sequence is MDKNSEGFTLVELLIVIAILAIIVAIAIPRLTGYKRLAEERFCTANRKTVEKMYNAFLLENDMDNQSDFEQFLIENFNQVCPAG
- a CDS encoding four helix bundle protein, producing the protein MSLDPRNLIVWQKAHSLVLEIYELTKEFPKDELFGLTSQMRRAAMSIPSNIIEGKARGTNKELKRFLLIARGSLEEVKYQLLLAKDLKYIDQNKYNETYKMMDEVGRLLGGFIKKQEL
- a CDS encoding sugar phosphate nucleotidyltransferase; this encodes MKAMILAAGLGTRLRPLTDEVSKPMVQLGGRPCIEHTVLLLKAHGVRDIMINLYYKPELIMNHFGDGCAYDLNINYSLEKELMGTAGGLKKVQDFFGNEPVLIISGDALTDINLTEFYNFHKEKGGIASLALKNVHDPREFGVVLLNEEGRITQFQEKPKDVAPISTKANTGIYIFEPEIFKYIPADTFYDFGKEVFPDLLTKGQAMYGYETQAYWCDVGNLDVYKSVQFDILAGIVKVDMPGKKFENCIWLGRRADIDPETEIIGPVFIGEKCIIEKGAKIYGPSVLGSGSIVGKNAVIKRSILLEDAYVGDNAEISDSIVGKKQRIKAFMVCENRTLVNKACFEELRIVE
- a CDS encoding COG2426 family protein encodes the protein MTWLIEFITLEFKVLFISALPIIELRGAIPFGVSQGMHPIHATLLGIFGGVIPVPFILLMIRPILNFMHARNILRKAIHKLTNTTIKNKAKIQKYGFWGLIIIVAIPLPGTGVWSGSLAAALLDLRIKRAIPAIFIGNLIAGIIVLTISYGAFIGLNFLSQ
- a CDS encoding glycosyltransferase family A protein; the protein is MNLEVLVSTMNQRDYSLINKMNIQSNAVVINQCNDNSQIEFLHSQHRIRWINKSERGLSKSRNLAIKSSEADICMISDDDLIYVDDYVEKVKAQFDKYPNADIITFQVEGIEEKFKDYHVEVRELNYLTSMKVASVEIAFKRDSIIGNKIKFDENFGAGARFQMGEENIFLTQCLQKGLNILYVPVKIADLHIGESSWFNGYNKDYFISKGAQFTAMSRMLANVYIIQYVLRKHKLFKNDISRFRALKLMMIGRKEYLNNIRNIGDLNERY
- a CDS encoding sugar transferase, with protein sequence MVYLKIKRLIDIILSGLGLIILAPVFLLLIIAIKLDSKGPVLFKQKRVGIHKSHFHILKFRTMRIDTPSDMPTHLLDNPDQWITKVGKFLRKTSLDELPQIINIFKGEMSIIGPRPALWNQYDLIEERDKYGANDVPVGLTGWAQINGRDELPIEIKAKLDGDYVQKRSLWFDLICFIGTFTAVLKSKGVIEGGTGVIAKMTKDKVESR
- a CDS encoding O-antigen ligase family protein, with amino-acid sequence MNVIKKSSKLYQGLFFLLMLSLYFGRFNINIGFSLKPFMIITLAIIVITLKHISFSRLFTFEIFMLVFIFVHSMTALNLRYPGMSIRFIILYLLIIIFYFTGRSMIRKIDIISMETIISKSGFVGIVASLLYYFMGVLASGMNFWGNNINYYGLMIDRSTPRLTGVASHDPNIFVFYVTLYFFFTITHLNNKLNKIGFILTSTAIILTFSRGAYLALGFGLLLIFILAKGLKKKLKVLITSIFALFTLIFAGNKLTINPYNYIISRFSSFSVDGGSGRLTIWSNAINTFLENPIFGIGINSIREYNLENFSRAVYVHNSLLEVLVETGVVGITIYFIFWFLIIKQSFLIMKNNQETKFIFITFIAMFIQMNSLSILYNEAFYFVVLLLYRYSIETYRNRQENLSKGSEGGIFNE
- a CDS encoding glycosyltransferase family 2 protein, which gives rise to MSKNEALVSIVMPAYNCEKYVVEAINSVLAQTYKNWELLVLDDGSKDNTAQIIEEFSQKDFRIKALPNGKNMGVSATRNRGIELASGDWIAFLDSDDMWEPSKLEKQFEVVEKKSAEFLFTGSSYINEEGDPFKGLFEVPEKVTYKKLRNQNVISCSSVLVKKKYFENIKMEKDEMHEDYAVWLRILKLGVTAYGVNEPLLIYRISRNSKSGNKMKTVKMTYKVFRFVGINPIGSVYFMMRHVLASVGKYKRIFS
- the istB gene encoding IS21-like element helper ATPase IstB, whose product is MKSSIAEYCRLLRLGNHIVKHYEDIKAETHEEFLLKILEVEYECREVVKKNRAIKAATFDMLKTFETYEFKKVSIPKSTSIEDIKSGAFIDRKENLILYGGVGLGKTHLATSIGIEACNNGKKVKFYRTATLVNELIDAKENGSLTKLMRKLKKMDLIICDEWGYIPLDTDGAQLLFNVISECYEKRSIILTTNLEFSKWNNIFYNDRLTSAIVDRLVHYSHLLIFEGPSHRVENSILRNNQ